GAATACTGCTGCGGTCCACCACCTCCAGTTTCGCTCCTTCCCACAGGTTTGGTAGCGTTCTGACCGCTTTCCTTACCCAtacatttaaaaactttgaCTCCGATAAGCCATCCTGCTCCATAACCGTTCGACATTCATTCTCGAGAAGAGAGCTTCCAATAGTTACTGGGGTCTATTGGCGCGACGGTCAAACACCGCTTCGCAATTTCATTGGATACCGCCGCTGACTTGGACGTTGTCGGTTTGTCATCCGAGTGCTTGACGTCTAAATTCCTGGCTACCTCTTTGCATTCCCTCTTTTTCGAGGGCACTTTCGGTTCGCTCTCCTTCGGACGCTGCCTCTTTCCAGTGATGTGCTCCTCAATGCGATTAGCGTACGCTGGATCCGAGGCATTCAACCAATTTCAAGTGGCGAAGTGTGCATGGCCATTCTTCATCTCTTCTCTAGTCCTAGCCAGCCGTTTCACCTCTTTTTCTTTCTGGCTGAACTTGGCTTCGGGACGGTCGCATATTCTGACCGCCGCCTTGTACCTCGCTTTTGCTTTCAACTCCTCTCTCTTGTCTTCTTCCGGGGCCTTCTGTTGTTGCCAGAGTTGGAATCCTCGGCCGCCTGCACAGGAGAGCTAagaagttcttcttctttttctgcaTTAATGCTTACAGCACTTTCTTGGTCTGAGTCTTTATGGACTGTGGCAACCTTGCGCCGTACAGCTGGTTTGGCAGTAGCACTACAACCACCGCAACCTTCTCCCGTTGCAGTAGAGGTTTTCATTAAGTGCTGAAGTTTTCGATGAAGTAGAGGCCggaatttgcaattttttattttgtctctACTcaagtattttgttgttgtaatcgcTGTTTATAAAGTTATCTGTCATATTAGTCAAATGGATGCTGGTTGATTTTTTCCGCTACctcaattaaaagttttaagttaaaaactatattacccaaaaacaaaaaaagaaattaagacTCATGataaacgataaaaaaaataagcggTACACCCTGTGTAGGGCACGTGACATGTGTAAATTTCTTATAATATTCACATACATTCTACATATatctgttaaaaaattttatataatatttcgcGTAATGTGTagcgtaaatatatatttgtccGTCTTCGTATTACTGCAATCATCACAGTTATGTAGGACCTTTATTGAAAATTCAACATCGGAGGGTGATTACAAATTTCTGGTAGCCGGAGGCCAACGTGTGCAGGACGTGCAAAACTTTACCCGCTTCATGGTTTCACTACGCCAACGCACCGCCACCAGATACTTTGGTGATAATCATTATTGTGCCGGCGTCATTATCAGTTACCGTTGGATAGTCACATCGGCGCAGTGTATGGtctagtatgtatattttagtttaaaatctgcaaatattttgtagaatttgatgatttatgtatatttttgtgtgtAGTTCTTCAAAAATTCCGCGACGTCCGCGTACAATAATTGTTGTGATTGGCACGGAGAATCGCATAATACCTAGTAACACTACGCGTCTTATGGCCGTCGATAGAGTTGTTGTAAATCGGAATTTCACATTGCACAGCACTCATGATATCGGATTGATCCGATTGAAGTCGCGTCTTACACTCAATGCACGCGTACAAATTATGCCGCTACCCACAGGTCCACCGCCATATGGTGAGATTTGTATAGTTCTCGGTTGGGGTAGACTTTACTACGTAAGTTAATCCCCAGATATCGGTTTGTTTGATTTAGTTCTACTTATCGTCTATTGCTTGCTTGGTGCAGGGTGGACCGTATGCGGGTAGCGTGTCACATGTTGGGTTGGAGCTTTTTACCGAGGAGCATTGTAAAAAGGCTCATCCCCGTTATTCACCGGGTGACTTATGCGCTAGCTTTCAAGGTCGCTTCGATCATGATCCATGCACCGGCGATGCTGGTGGACCACTTATTTGCAGGGGCAAATTCGTAGCTGTTGTTTCCTGGACTCTTGGCTGTGGTCGGAGTGAAACCCCAAGTTTATACACTGATATATATTACAATTTGAAATGGATTAAATCGGTAATGGCAGGGCAAAGCCGTTTATCAGTGTTAAAAGAACTCgaaattttaatgttaatataTCTTGTATTGTTGTATTCTTCGTAAGAACTTATTAAATCCATGCCAAATAACAAGCTTGCTTTATTTATGTGGTATATACATGGCCACTAATATCATGTATTGGAATTTATGGACGTTA
The DNA window shown above is from Bactrocera tryoni isolate S06 chromosome 4, CSIRO_BtryS06_freeze2, whole genome shotgun sequence and carries:
- the LOC120774286 gene encoding trypsin-1-like; the encoded protein is MCSVNIYLSVFVLLQSSQLCRTFIENSTSEGDYKFLVAGGQRVQDVQNFTRFMVSLRQRTATRYFGDNHYCAGVIISYRWIVTSAQCMVYSSKIPRRPRTIIVVIGTENRIIPSNTTRLMAVDRVVVNRNFTLHSTHDIGLIRLKSRLTLNARVQIMPLPTGPPPYGEICIVLGWGRLYYGGPYAGSVSHVGLELFTEEHCKKAHPRYSPGDLCASFQGRFDHDPCTGDAGGPLICRGKFVAVVSWTLGCGRSETPSLYTDIYYNLKWIKSVMAGQSRLSVLKELEILMLIYLVLLYSS